One Paenibacillus sp. FSL W8-0186 genomic window carries:
- a CDS encoding nitroreductase family protein — MSILTGNYQKTNDFNKIALERRSVKVYDPEVKISREEMTEILAKASRAPSAINMQPWRFLVIDSLEGKEKLASLASFNQTQVLTSSAVIAVFYDSNNIEYMDEIFNKAVELGYMPQDIKDMQLQQARPYYASLTPSALRDINMLDSGLVSMQLMLVARAHGYDTNPMAGYDKDRIAEVFHLDKERFQPVMLLSIGKASKEGYPSYRLPVDTITTWA; from the coding sequence AACTACCAGAAAACAAACGATTTCAACAAAATTGCACTGGAACGTCGCTCCGTTAAAGTTTACGATCCCGAAGTGAAAATCAGTCGGGAAGAAATGACCGAGATCTTAGCGAAAGCTTCCCGCGCCCCATCTGCCATTAACATGCAACCCTGGCGTTTCCTTGTGATCGATAGCCTCGAAGGCAAAGAAAAACTCGCATCACTGGCCTCCTTCAACCAGACACAGGTTTTGACATCCTCGGCTGTTATTGCGGTGTTTTATGACTCCAACAATATTGAATATATGGACGAAATTTTTAATAAAGCAGTAGAACTTGGCTACATGCCTCAGGACATCAAGGATATGCAATTGCAACAGGCAAGGCCGTATTATGCAAGCCTGACTCCATCCGCCTTGCGCGATATAAACATGTTGGACTCGGGCCTTGTGTCCATGCAACTAATGCTTGTAGCTCGCGCCCACGGCTATGACACCAACCCAATGGCGGGTTATGACAAGGATCGAATCGCGGAGGTCTTTCACTTGGACAAGGAGCGGTTCCAGCCGGTCATGCTGCTTTCGATCGGTAAAGCGAGCAAAGAAGGCTATCCTTCCTACCGATTACCAGTAGATACGATTACCACTTGGGCATGA
- a CDS encoding YdeI/OmpD-associated family protein, which produces MEIERLLPAKSRKDLRIWLQENGRTEKSCWVLVCMRPIPDKVLYLDAVEEALCFGWIDGVKKKISETELAQRLSPRSKKSSWTELNKERVRRLEKLGMMTEEGRRVLPDLDPRSFRIDEVIEQRIKEDQQVYDHFRAFPNLYRRVRIDTIQSAKNQPELFRSRLDKFITNTRANKMYGQWNDFGRLLDY; this is translated from the coding sequence ATGGAAATTGAAAGGTTGCTGCCGGCAAAATCGAGAAAAGATCTTCGGATTTGGCTGCAGGAAAACGGTAGGACTGAAAAGTCATGCTGGGTCTTGGTTTGTATGAGGCCTATTCCAGATAAGGTGTTATATTTGGACGCAGTTGAGGAAGCGCTGTGCTTTGGATGGATCGATGGAGTCAAAAAGAAAATTTCCGAAACAGAGTTGGCTCAGAGGCTTTCTCCTAGGAGCAAAAAGAGCTCATGGACGGAATTGAACAAAGAACGCGTCCGCCGCCTTGAAAAGTTAGGCATGATGACAGAAGAAGGAAGAAGGGTATTGCCTGATCTGGATCCCCGATCATTTAGAATAGATGAGGTGATTGAGCAGCGGATAAAAGAGGATCAGCAAGTATATGATCACTTCAGGGCATTTCCGAATCTATATAGAAGGGTTCGGATTGACACGATACAAAGTGCCAAGAATCAACCGGAATTGTTTAGGAGCAGATTAGATAAATTCATAACGAACACGAGAGCAAACAAAATGTACGGTCAATGGAATGATTTTGGACGTCTGCTCGATTATTAA
- a CDS encoding VOC family protein, producing MSAIAYLNFDGVTEQAIDFYSEALQATEVKKVRYKNFPQDPSYPLSKAELNMIMESSIEFAGGKIMMSDLLPSMKSVTGELMKGNNVWISLVYEDKQKLEIYFNHLSADGHVIMPLSNTPWSSCFGMLVDRFGVCWKFNSDADRFLDQVILSSHGN from the coding sequence ATGTCAGCGATCGCGTATTTGAATTTTGATGGGGTTACGGAACAAGCGATAGATTTTTATTCAGAGGCCTTACAGGCAACTGAAGTGAAAAAGGTTAGATACAAGAACTTCCCGCAAGATCCGAGCTACCCTCTATCCAAAGCCGAGTTGAATATGATTATGGAATCTTCGATCGAATTCGCGGGCGGGAAAATCATGATGTCGGATTTGCTGCCTTCCATGAAGAGCGTGACGGGTGAGTTGATGAAAGGAAACAATGTATGGATCAGTTTAGTCTATGAGGATAAACAAAAACTGGAGATTTACTTTAATCATCTATCGGCAGACGGTCATGTGATCATGCCGTTATCCAATACTCCGTGGTCATCCTGCTTCGGAATGCTGGTGGATAGGTTTGGGGTTTGCTGGAAGTTTAATAGTGACGCCGATAGGTTTCTTGATCAAGTGATTTTGAGCAGCCATGGAAATTGA
- a CDS encoding YafY family protein — MDKVERLISIIMILLKKEIVSAKEFSQLFNVSKRTILRDMEVLSLSNIPIYSVHGVNGGYGIMDEYKVDKRLLSSSDLENILTALSGLEQILLTEEVERTIKKIEAMVSPLSLNRSIQLSFYDWEGRSEILETLKTCQESILKKRLLSFDYTDKNGAVTNRRVEPYELHFSESSWYLKGFCLHRQGYRTFKLSRIDHIAVDEHAFHPRDDWSAQGHEVSYLPQLVAIKAWISPSIRDQIIERYGRRSIEDHRSGFLLATIYVPQNPTGFQFLASFGTHLKVVEPKTYVEDFRNYLYQIMENYS, encoded by the coding sequence ATGGATAAAGTGGAGAGACTTATTTCGATTATCATGATCTTGCTGAAAAAAGAGATTGTTTCTGCTAAGGAATTCTCACAACTATTCAATGTTTCCAAACGAACGATCCTTCGCGATATGGAAGTATTGAGCTTATCGAACATCCCAATCTACTCTGTTCATGGGGTGAATGGCGGCTACGGCATCATGGATGAATACAAGGTTGATAAACGGCTGTTAAGCAGCTCCGATTTAGAGAATATATTGACTGCGCTCAGCGGATTGGAACAAATCCTCCTTACGGAAGAAGTTGAAAGAACAATTAAAAAAATAGAGGCCATGGTCAGTCCATTGTCTCTGAATCGTTCCATTCAACTGTCGTTTTATGATTGGGAAGGTCGGTCCGAAATTCTTGAAACCTTAAAGACGTGTCAAGAATCCATTTTAAAGAAAAGGCTACTTTCGTTTGATTATACGGACAAAAACGGGGCTGTAACGAATAGAAGGGTCGAACCCTATGAGCTGCATTTTAGCGAATCGAGTTGGTACTTGAAAGGATTCTGTTTACATCGACAGGGATATCGAACATTCAAATTATCTCGGATTGATCATATTGCTGTAGATGAACATGCGTTTCACCCTAGAGACGATTGGTCAGCGCAAGGACACGAAGTAAGTTATCTACCGCAACTCGTCGCAATTAAGGCATGGATATCGCCAAGCATAAGGGATCAAATCATTGAAAGGTATGGTCGAAGGAGTATTGAAGATCATCGTTCTGGATTTTTATTAGCAACCATTTATGTCCCCCAAAACCCTACGGGATTTCAATTCTTAGCGAGCTTTGGCACTCATCTAAAAGTTGTAGAACCCAAAACTTATGTTGAAGACTTTCGAAATTATTTATATCAAATAATGGAGAACTATTCTTGA
- a CDS encoding serine hydrolase domain-containing protein, with amino-acid sequence MKKKIVFMIALLILFTGFATPSYALSDSQSDSIQTLLDDASRISGVPGISISILANNEVLFFSSGYADREKGLPASENTLYELASVSKAFTGMGILLMEEQGLLSMSDPIQKYLPWFTLKYQGKHVDMQSITLNNFLHHTSGLTNGSHSQNIPQGNTPDMLQKTVEMLVDSELSFYPGEQYNYGTVNYDVLGLVIEIVSGQSYEDFMREQVFQPLGLHQTYVYKEDAQATGQLAQGYRSSFFMTTPYNAPDYSGNKPAGYIISSTKDMARWMGIQMGIVQDIPEIFHTVIEKSHQADMSVPAVNEMYYAAGWSVNANQTIIEHPGGNPNFGTEVVILPNERIAICLLTNGANINRSMVLKIKDILDGNLTQSYRISGTQLLDIILSSTTIILCLLAVLFFLLGLRKRKTNERQPMTKRRIIVTAILLVATIVQFIMCCALDWSTILVWRTYSVLTALISSALLTASITWFVYTHRYNASLRK; translated from the coding sequence ATGAAAAAAAAAATTGTCTTTATGATTGCATTACTTATACTGTTCACCGGATTCGCAACACCAAGTTATGCATTATCAGATTCGCAATCTGATTCAATACAAACATTGTTGGATGATGCAAGCCGTATATCAGGTGTACCGGGAATATCAATCTCAATACTTGCGAACAATGAAGTGCTCTTCTTTTCTTCCGGGTACGCAGATCGTGAAAAGGGACTGCCGGCAAGTGAAAATACTCTATATGAGCTGGCTTCGGTAAGTAAAGCTTTTACCGGCATGGGTATTCTGCTGATGGAAGAACAAGGACTGCTGTCAATGTCAGACCCTATACAGAAATATCTGCCTTGGTTTACGTTAAAGTATCAGGGGAAACACGTTGATATGCAAAGTATTACGCTCAATAACTTTTTACACCATACTAGCGGCTTAACAAATGGCAGTCACAGTCAAAACATTCCACAAGGCAATACGCCGGATATGTTGCAAAAAACCGTAGAAATGCTCGTAGATTCTGAATTGTCGTTCTATCCTGGTGAGCAGTATAATTACGGAACTGTTAATTATGACGTATTAGGTCTAGTTATTGAGATTGTGTCGGGACAAAGCTATGAAGACTTTATGAGGGAACAGGTATTTCAGCCGTTGGGTCTTCACCAGACGTATGTTTATAAAGAAGATGCTCAAGCCACCGGACAGTTGGCACAGGGCTACCGTTCTTCCTTTTTTATGACAACTCCGTATAACGCGCCAGATTATTCCGGGAACAAACCCGCAGGCTACATCATTTCTAGTACAAAAGATATGGCGCGTTGGATGGGCATACAGATGGGTATTGTGCAGGACATACCCGAAATATTCCATACGGTTATCGAAAAATCACATCAAGCTGATATGTCTGTTCCGGCTGTCAACGAAATGTATTATGCGGCGGGCTGGTCGGTAAACGCCAACCAAACGATTATAGAGCACCCAGGGGGCAATCCCAATTTCGGAACCGAAGTGGTCATACTGCCAAATGAACGAATAGCCATCTGTTTGCTGACCAACGGCGCAAATATCAATAGAAGCATGGTACTAAAAATTAAAGATATATTAGACGGCAATCTGACGCAGTCATATAGAATAAGCGGCACACAGCTTTTGGATATCATTTTGTCGTCTACCACAATTATTCTTTGCCTATTGGCTGTTCTGTTCTTTCTCCTAGGATTACGCAAAAGGAAAACGAATGAGCGGCAGCCTATGACAAAAAGGCGAATAATCGTAACAGCTATTTTGCTGGTTGCTACGATTGTCCAGTTTATAATGTGCTGTGCATTAGATTGGTCAACGATACTTGTTTGGCGAACATATAGTGTTCTTACAGCTTTGATTTCGTCGGCATTATTAACAGCAAGCATTACATGGTTTGTATACACTCACCGATATAATGCCTCGCTCCGAAAATAA
- a CDS encoding SDR family NAD(P)-dependent oxidoreductase produces the protein MNETRTDIENRVFLISGGTSGVGKAIATGLARLGAKVVIISRSAERGQAALKDISEATGNNRGEWVAADLSLQSSIREVSDVYKRKYDQLHVLINACGAVYFKKELTAEGIDRMFAVNVHSHYLLTNQLLDILQESGPARVITVSGNPRFMKNPIINFDDIQMEHQYNTMRATSQSLFARTLFAFELAKRLEGTGVTSNAFYPGFVKSNLARNAPWYLRVAAPLMNASAKQKCEIGVYLASAKEIERANGVFFDDKKQIVPIHTKFEDGAGKKLWTLCEGLTNY, from the coding sequence ATGAACGAAACACGGACGGATATTGAAAACAGAGTATTTTTAATTTCTGGGGGAACATCCGGAGTAGGAAAAGCAATCGCAACGGGACTAGCCAGACTTGGCGCCAAGGTCGTGATCATCAGCAGAAGTGCGGAGCGTGGGCAAGCTGCATTAAAGGATATTTCGGAAGCCACAGGCAACAACAGGGGAGAGTGGGTGGCGGCAGATCTTTCCCTACAGTCATCGATCCGGGAAGTCAGCGACGTATACAAGCGGAAGTATGATCAATTGCACGTGCTTATAAATGCTTGTGGTGCAGTCTATTTTAAGAAGGAATTGACGGCTGAGGGGATTGATCGTATGTTCGCGGTCAATGTGCATAGTCATTATCTGCTGACTAACCAGTTGCTCGACATTCTCCAAGAAAGCGGTCCTGCGCGCGTCATCACAGTGTCGGGTAACCCTAGATTTATGAAGAATCCCATCATTAACTTCGATGATATTCAAATGGAGCACCAGTATAACACGATGCGTGCAACCAGCCAGTCGCTGTTCGCCAGGACATTATTTGCTTTCGAATTGGCAAAGCGTTTGGAAGGAACGGGAGTGACCTCCAATGCTTTTTACCCGGGATTTGTGAAATCCAATCTTGCGAGGAACGCGCCTTGGTATTTGAGGGTCGCTGCACCTCTCATGAACGCAAGTGCAAAGCAGAAATGCGAGATCGGGGTTTATCTGGCGTCTGCGAAAGAAATAGAGCGCGCAAATGGCGTGTTCTTCGATGATAAGAAGCAGATCGTACCGATTCATACCAAGTTTGAGGATGGAGCGGGAAAGAAACTGTGGACCTTGTGCGAAGGGCTGACAAATTACTAA
- a CDS encoding TetR/AcrR family transcriptional regulator, with product MKMKSKEKLQAAAVKLFMEKGYENTTVQEIASLAGVTERTFFRQFKDKSDVLFDTNNELGQWVAAFITDNLNIETKPLKLAVEGFVSNSEFFESSRERVLARNQIIQSNSDLQERELLKGQVLIASITSSLSAKYDSNLSELAARFAVEIFHMAYNKWMTNAEISLAEQLLAVYELYENSFCCVD from the coding sequence ATGAAAATGAAAAGCAAAGAAAAATTACAGGCGGCGGCCGTTAAATTATTTATGGAAAAGGGCTATGAAAACACGACTGTACAGGAGATTGCGAGTCTTGCGGGGGTGACGGAGCGAACTTTTTTCCGTCAGTTCAAGGACAAGTCGGACGTGCTTTTTGACACGAACAATGAGCTGGGGCAGTGGGTCGCGGCTTTTATCACTGACAATTTAAACATTGAGACAAAACCGCTGAAGCTAGCGGTTGAAGGCTTTGTATCGAATTCCGAGTTTTTCGAAAGCTCGCGAGAGAGGGTACTAGCCCGGAATCAAATTATTCAAAGCAACTCTGATCTGCAGGAACGAGAGCTATTGAAGGGGCAAGTGCTCATTGCGTCTATCACAAGCTCGTTATCTGCCAAATATGATAGCAATCTGTCGGAGCTGGCCGCGCGATTTGCAGTCGAAATTTTTCACATGGCATATAATAAATGGATGACAAACGCTGAGATAAGCCTTGCGGAGCAGCTGCTCGCCGTTTATGAGTTGTATGAGAACTCGTTTTGTTGCGTGGATTGA
- a CDS encoding AraC family transcriptional regulator → MVDIRLYKLVTAYSRAFKTGFGLFQENLLNSLLIRGDDCRMNMSRETEIEQLKNRRRELFDQNVLNILNGQVMYEEFKNNKLMGDADYAPFNEAMCVNATTASIFDYAFIQTRAAGHGESEESYRNKVITPLNHLFEKSYDYIVLWFGEDMFCQMNLLTILAYLEQSQYKGQVFLNSFREDEFKVSQTELTLGNYGSVYKEVLVHHMKLTKEVPRVMYQAIELFLEMQTENNRVRKYIINHKHLPSTELLKRLFEVFPALGYGDSQYLKFIDQIL, encoded by the coding sequence ATGGTGGATATACGGCTATATAAACTAGTCACAGCCTACAGCAGGGCTTTTAAAACAGGTTTTGGTTTATTCCAAGAGAATTTGCTAAACTCATTATTAATCAGGGGGGATGATTGTAGAATGAATATGTCTAGAGAAACTGAGATCGAACAATTAAAAAATAGGAGAAGAGAATTATTTGACCAAAATGTACTGAACATACTCAATGGTCAAGTAATGTATGAGGAGTTTAAAAATAACAAGCTTATGGGAGATGCTGATTATGCACCGTTCAATGAAGCAATGTGTGTAAATGCGACGACGGCATCTATTTTCGATTATGCATTTATTCAAACAAGAGCGGCAGGACATGGTGAGTCTGAAGAAAGTTACAGGAACAAGGTAATAACGCCCTTAAATCATCTGTTTGAGAAAAGCTATGATTATATTGTTTTATGGTTTGGGGAGGATATGTTTTGTCAGATGAATCTTCTAACGATCCTTGCCTATCTTGAACAGTCTCAGTATAAAGGTCAAGTTTTCCTTAATAGCTTTAGAGAGGATGAATTTAAAGTAAGTCAAACGGAGCTTACTTTAGGCAACTATGGTTCCGTCTATAAGGAAGTATTAGTCCATCATATGAAACTAACGAAAGAAGTACCACGAGTGATGTATCAGGCTATAGAGTTATTCTTAGAAATGCAGACAGAAAATAATAGGGTCAGAAAATATATTATAAATCATAAACATTTACCTTCGACCGAATTGCTTAAGCGATTATTCGAGGTTTTTCCAGCATTAGGATATGGGGATTCACAATATTTGAAGTTCATCGATCAAATATTGTGA
- a CDS encoding SDR family oxidoreductase, giving the protein MKRFQDKVVIVTGGAGGIGEATARLFAEEGAKVVIADYSERGKEVAREIDGIGLDSFFIQTDVTSEESVMQMVETTVGRYGRLDVLFANAGVASDGPTDQVDYEVWQKTIEVNLSGVFLCNKHAIKQMLAQGDGGAIVNCGSVHSFVGKARVSAYASAKGGVHMLTRSSAAAYAAEGIRVNTVCPGYIETSLISGLPEEMLRYLQAQHPIGRLGTAEEVGRAVLFLASRDASYITGASLLVDGGYTAI; this is encoded by the coding sequence ATGAAAAGATTTCAGGACAAAGTTGTTATTGTAACAGGAGGAGCAGGCGGAATTGGAGAGGCCACAGCACGATTGTTCGCAGAAGAAGGAGCCAAGGTGGTCATTGCCGATTATTCTGAGAGGGGCAAGGAAGTGGCTCGAGAGATCGATGGAATAGGTCTGGATAGTTTTTTTATACAAACGGATGTTACTAGTGAAGAGTCGGTCATGCAAATGGTGGAAACTACGGTTGGCCGGTACGGTAGGCTGGATGTGCTTTTTGCCAATGCAGGAGTGGCAAGTGATGGACCGACAGACCAAGTTGATTATGAGGTTTGGCAAAAAACCATCGAGGTGAATTTATCAGGTGTATTCCTGTGCAACAAACATGCGATCAAGCAAATGCTGGCTCAGGGCGATGGAGGGGCGATTGTCAATTGCGGGTCTGTTCATAGTTTCGTTGGGAAAGCGCGTGTATCGGCGTATGCTTCAGCTAAGGGGGGCGTCCATATGCTGACAAGATCATCGGCAGCGGCGTATGCAGCTGAAGGCATACGCGTAAATACGGTTTGCCCAGGTTATATTGAGACATCTCTAATCAGCGGATTACCAGAAGAAATGCTACGGTATTTGCAGGCACAACATCCGATAGGAAGACTGGGTACAGCTGAAGAGGTAGGGAGGGCGGTTTTATTTTTAGCAAGCAGGGATGCCTCATATATTACAGGAGCCAGTTTGCTGGTGGATGGTGGATATACGGCTATATAA
- a CDS encoding TetR/AcrR family transcriptional regulator, giving the protein MQKKKRTYDAARTKEMILDAAENMFAEYGYAATRIDAIASLSGYNKSLIYQYFNDKLGLYTGVIERADRIGNTVFEGLLGDSLADPTTTSDPSKFRQMLGDVIRNSFQFLLDHPRYLKIYLWEAAEEWRVWKSIAYSPDDIILFRQLAESAKENGLLRKDIEPIMVPIVLMNLVIPFVQSYRRISEMLPEGSQSMISLEQYKEQLVLIVVYGLMEPSAL; this is encoded by the coding sequence ATGCAAAAAAAGAAAAGGACCTATGATGCAGCCAGAACAAAAGAAATGATTCTTGACGCTGCAGAGAATATGTTTGCAGAATATGGGTATGCCGCTACTCGTATTGATGCGATAGCAAGCTTGTCTGGATACAACAAAAGCCTTATATATCAGTATTTTAATGACAAGTTGGGGTTATACACCGGTGTGATTGAACGGGCTGATCGGATAGGTAATACCGTTTTTGAAGGTTTGTTAGGTGACTCCTTAGCAGACCCGACAACGACATCAGATCCGTCAAAATTTCGACAGATGCTTGGAGACGTCATACGGAACTCGTTTCAATTTTTATTGGATCACCCAAGATATTTAAAAATTTATTTATGGGAAGCTGCGGAGGAATGGAGAGTGTGGAAATCTATTGCATACTCGCCTGACGATATTATCCTGTTTCGCCAACTTGCCGAATCTGCAAAAGAAAACGGTTTGTTGCGCAAGGATATTGAACCGATCATGGTGCCGATTGTACTCATGAATCTAGTCATTCCATTTGTACAATCCTATCGCCGGATTAGCGAAATGTTGCCCGAAGGAAGTCAATCAATGATATCACTGGAACAATACAAAGAACAGTTAGTCCTTATCGTTGTTTATGGATTGATGGAGCCATCCGCGTTGTAG
- a CDS encoding DinB family protein, whose translation MSVLAGVPNKDIVLKMPGWAEEAQGRTVDEMRRLFSGAAEQFRDLLGRTPDPDKTMTIEHPKYGCLDTHFSDILRHVVNHRTYHRGNVTAMLRQQGYAGSQPIIYFI comes from the coding sequence ATGTCTGTGCTAGCGGGAGTTCCGAACAAGGATATTGTTCTGAAGATGCCGGGCTGGGCGGAGGAAGCGCAGGGCAGAACCGTTGACGAGATGCGTCGATTGTTCTCAGGCGCCGCCGAACAGTTCCGTGATTTGCTGGGGCGGACGCCTGACCCGGACAAGACAATGACGATTGAGCATCCGAAGTACGGTTGTCTTGATACGCATTTCTCCGACATCCTGCGGCATGTGGTCAACCACAGGACGTATCACAGGGGCAATGTGACCGCGATGCTGAGGCAGCAAGGATATGCCGGGTCCCAACCGATTATATATTTTATTTGA
- a CDS encoding YafY family protein, producing MLWILRTGKKLTATQIADSLEISVRTVYRYIDALCASGVPVVAESGHDGGIRILESFKETPLFFNSLEVKALVDAFKFAQGAGYPYTEELESALKKVENGLHEEQRHDLSHQSNGLDVISPSRLPSVVPLLRDLEQAAKDGLTVRITYRKANAEQDDGREVDPYGLAYDRNEWYAVAFCHRSQAVRTFRVDRITRLEPTEARFEKPERFSAAIYFRDQSEREREADGPLTVIRIEGEPDTLNAVCRHWHMRHYLTERTDREVRFLLDVPTMNKHLPMYLMTFGTAIRIREPLELKRRIQEVAYGIAKHYDEDSD from the coding sequence ATGCTTTGGATACTTAGAACCGGAAAGAAGCTCACCGCCACACAGATCGCGGACAGTTTGGAGATCAGCGTTCGCACCGTGTACCGATATATCGACGCATTATGCGCCAGTGGTGTGCCGGTCGTTGCGGAATCGGGCCATGACGGTGGCATTCGTATTTTGGAAAGCTTCAAGGAGACGCCATTGTTCTTCAACTCCTTAGAGGTGAAGGCGCTCGTGGATGCGTTTAAATTTGCGCAAGGCGCTGGTTATCCATATACAGAGGAGCTGGAAAGCGCGCTGAAGAAGGTGGAGAACGGGCTGCATGAAGAGCAGCGCCACGATCTGTCCCATCAGTCGAATGGCTTGGATGTGATCTCTCCGTCGCGTCTACCCTCCGTCGTTCCGTTATTACGTGACCTAGAACAGGCGGCGAAGGACGGGCTAACGGTTCGCATCACCTATCGCAAAGCGAATGCGGAGCAGGACGACGGACGAGAAGTTGATCCGTACGGGTTGGCTTACGACCGAAACGAATGGTACGCTGTCGCGTTCTGCCATCGGTCGCAGGCGGTACGGACGTTCCGCGTGGACCGCATCACGCGGCTGGAGCCGACTGAAGCGCGGTTCGAAAAGCCGGAGCGTTTCTCCGCGGCCATCTATTTCCGCGACCAGTCCGAGCGAGAACGGGAGGCAGACGGACCACTGACGGTCATCCGCATTGAGGGAGAGCCAGACACGCTGAACGCGGTTTGCCGCCACTGGCATATGCGCCACTATTTGACGGAACGGACCGATCGAGAGGTGCGGTTTCTACTCGACGTCCCGACGATGAACAAGCACCTTCCGATGTATCTAATGACATTCGGCACAGCCATTCGCATTCGGGAGCCACTGGAGCTGAAGCGTCGGATCCAGGAAGTGGCATATGGGATCGCCAAACATTATGACGAAGATTCCGATTGA